The Caldicellulosiruptor obsidiansis OB47 genome segment ATTATAAAACATATTTTCGGTTGTGAAAAATAGTTTTCCACAGTTGTTGATAACATTGTGGATAATACTTAAAAAGTGCGAATTTTAAACTACATATAAAAAGGGTGAAAATTCACATGGTAGACTATGATGTGAATGAAGTGTGGGAAAAGGTAAAGGAGGCTGTGAAAAAAGAGATAAACCCAAGCCCGACAGACATATCTTACAATACATGGTTTGAATCACTTGTGCCTCTTTGTTTTGATGACAACGACACTTTAATTTTGAAGGCGTTTGCTGATTTCCACAGGGATATAGTTATAAACAGGTACTCAATTGTTATTTTAAATGCTTTAAGACAGCTGTTCTCTCCTCATTTGAGCATAAAAGTTATTCTTCCTGAAGAGGTTGAAAAGTACAAAAAGTTTTTAAAATCCAAGCAAGATGAAAAACTAGAGATAGTAACACAGTTAAATCCCAAATATACTTTTGAGACCTTTGTTGTGGGGAACAACAACAGGCTTGCACACGCTGCAGCCTTGGCTGTTGCAGAAACACCACCAGGCGAGAGAACTTACAATCCGCTTTTTATCTACGGCGGTGTTGGGCTTGGAAAAACTCATCTTATGCACGCAATAGGCCATCACGTTTTGAAACTTTATCCCGGCACAAAGGTAATGTACGTTACATCAGAGATATTCACAAACGAGCTTATAGCCGCAATCAGAGATGAAAAGACAGACGAGTTCAGGCTCAAGTACAGAAACGTTGACGTGCTTTTAATTGACGACATTCAGTTTCTGGGCGGAAAAGAAAGAACACAGGAGGAGTTTTTCCACACATTCAATACGCTATATGAGGCAAACAAGAAGATAATACTTTCGTCAGACAGGCCGCCAAAAGAAATAAACACATTAGAAGACAGGCTTCGCTCTCGCTTTGAATGGGGGCTTATAACAGACATTCAGCCGCCAGACTTTGAGACACGAATTGCAATCTTGAGCAAGAAGTGCCAGCTTGAAGGAACTCCAGTTCCACAGCACATTTTAGAATTTATCGCATCAAAGATTGAAACAAATATTAGAGAGCTTGAAGGAGCTCTAAATAAAATCCTTGCATACTCAAAACTAATGGCACCTGACAAGGAGATAACCTTAGAGCTTGCCGAAAAAGCTTTAAAAGAATTTATAGACACAAACACCAAAAAAGAATTGACAATTGAGGATATACAAGCAGAGGTTGCAAGCTATTTTAATATCCGGCTTGAAGATTTTAAATCGTCAAGAAGGTCAAGAAACGTGGCTTTCCCGCGCCAAATAGCAATGTATTTAGCAAGAGAGCTTACAAATGTATCACTTCCCAAAATAGGCGAGGCGTTTGGCGGAAAAGATCACACAACAGTGCTTCATGCGTGTGAAAAAATCAAAGAACTTATCAACAAAGATACTAACACAAGAAATGCTGTGGAAAACATCAAAAAAAGACTTATCCACAGAGAATAATAATATGTGGATAAGTCTGTGTGAATTTCGATTTTCACATGTGAATTTAGTTGAAAACTCTAAATTTTATCAACAGACATATATACACTCGAAAGTTTAAATTTCACAAGCCTTTGACCGTGTTATCAACTTATCCACAGCTGTTACTATGAATACTACTAAAGAGTTTGCTTGGTGGTATGCTTTCTAAACCCCCACAAGAAAAAAGGAGGTCACAACAGTTGAAAATAACAAGGCAAAAAGGTATAATTTTGACCAGGTGATATTAAATGTTACTAAGTGTACAAAAAGTTAAAGAGATATACGCTATCTGCCGAAGTCTACTTCCTAAACTGGGAAAAGGAAGGGGTTAATAATACCTCTCAAGCTACCTAAGGGAAGGAGAAGGTACAAAAAAGAAGACATAAAAAACTACTTGGCATGACAGAAGAAAAACCAAAACCAACCGTTATTTTGTATGCAAGAGTCTCAACTAAAAAGCAAGAAGAGTACCTTAAAAACCAGCTCAGAAGACTTGAGGAATACACAGAGTCTCAAGGTTGGAAGTACGAGGTTATATCTGAAATAGCCAGCAAAGTAAAATGAAAACAGGAGAGGGCTATTAAAACTTTTGAACAAAATCAAAAGAGGAGAAGTTGCAAAAGTTGTAATAGAATATCCTGACAGACTTGCAAGGTTTGGATTTTAATATCTTAAGTTTTTCATGGAGAGTTTTGGGGTAGAACTTGTAGTGTTAAACGGCAGAGAAAATGAAGAAGATATAAAAGAAGAACTGGCAGAGGACTTAATAGCGGCAGTATACATCTTTTGCAGCAAGGATTTATTGGCAAAGAGGTGCTAATAAAAGACATGGTAACAGTTCAGGCCAAGCTAATCTTTGAGGGCGGCGAAGATAAGCAAAGAGTATTAGACCTTATGAGAAGATGGTCCTCTTGTATGAGGTATGCATACAAGAGGCTACTGGAAGGATATAAAAGGAATGAACTCAAAAGGCAACTGCAGGGAATTTTCAATCTGAATTCCCGATACGTTGATGATGCGATAATGAAAGCAAAGAGTGTTTTAAACTCATGCAAAGAAAGAAGAGAAAGTCCTAAAAAGGTTATTTTTGGTGGCAGGCAGCTTTTTGAAAAACTCCAGAAGAGGCATATAAATGGCGATCAATACAGGAAACTTCAACTTAAGTGGCAGGAGAAGAGGAAAGGGAATCTGTACTCAAGGGGAGACAGGAGTAAGAAGGGGAATCTCAACACAAGGATTGAGATAGATGGTTCCTTAACAAAACTCAGAATTAACGTGGGAGAAAAGGAGTATGTATATGCGACGATACAGCCTGGATGGAAAGTAAAGGGTGGAACGTACAGAGACAGAAATCAACTGCTTCAGGCGATAAGCACTTTGGGAGAACCCTATTCTGTTGAGCTGAAACTCAAAAACAGTGTAGTATATGCCTACTTCACCGTTGAAGAGATTTTTCCAAAGTCTGAGATAACAAAATCAAACGGTGTTATAGGGATAGATACGAACGCATATCCAAAACATATAGCATGGGTAGAAACAGATGAGCAGGGACAGCTTCTAGAATATGGCAGAATACCAATGCCAGAGCTTGAAAGTGGAATCTCAAGCAAGAGGGAGTATTACAGGTGGCAGTATGCACACATGATAGTAGAAATGGCAAAAGATAATCAAAAAGCCATAGTAATTGAGAAGTTGAACATAAAGGACAAAGGGAAAAGAGGAGACTTTTCAGGTAGAAAATCAAGACGGATAAGACACTACTTTGGGTACAGGTTACTTTTGGAGAAGGTAAAACTTTTAGCAAAGCGAGAAGGGATAGAGGTTATAGAGGTAAACCCGGCGTATACTTCTCTGATAGGGATGCTGAAGTATGCACCGCAGTTTATGGTGAGCAAGGACGTGGCAGCTGCATATGTGATAGCCCGAAGAGGGCTTGGTTTGAGAGAAAGGATACCGCACAACTATATGATGTTTCTCAGTAGACTTGATGTAAACGAACTGGAGGAACTGAAGGAGTACGTAAGGAAGGTAGTTAAGAACACATACGTTAGGAAAAAGCAACTCAGAGAGATAGGTAGAGTGATAAAGTTTTTACAAAGCCTTGAGAGTGAGGCAGAGAGGCTATCTGTACCACTGGATGGAACAAGTACAGGTAGTCGTGGCGAAAACCACAATCTCTGGCGAGTTCTCAAGGTAGCGGTGGTAACGCCACTCTCCCCTGACAGAGTCCTGCGTGACATGTCTGTCCTGAAATCACTTTTAGTTTCAGGGCAAGTGGGGAAGACCTATAAAGGCGTAAGTTCCTGTTTCTTGGGACAGGGGCTATGGCTTTCCCAAAAACCGCCTGCTGGGGCTGGGAAAGCTTGAAGGGCGGAATATAAATACCCCAGCCGCCAAACTTGTGCAATTTTGCACAGTTTGGTTGACCAGGGAAAAAGATGAGGTTTGTTGTGGATAAAGATATTTTACAAGACAATATTTCCAAGGTAATATTCTCTGCAGCTTCAACAAAGGTATCGTCAATTTTAGAGTGTGTACTGATTGAAGCTGAAGATAGTATAATATTTACCACAAACGACATGAAAATGCAAATGCAAACAGAGTTTAAAGCAGAGATACTGCAGCGGGGAGCTGCACTGGTTAAAGCAAAGCTGTTTTCTGACATAGTGAAAAAACTTCCCGACGGTGACGTTGAGGTTATAAGAGAAGAAAACGAGGTAAAAATCAGGAGCCAGAAGATAGAGTTCAGGCTCCCAACCCTTGATCCGCTCGACTTTCCAAAGATGGAGAAAAAGCCCTCTGAGAGCTTTTGCGAGTTTGTTGCAAGCGAGTTTGAAGATGCAATTGACAAAGTTATATTTGCAACTTCAAAGGACGAGACAAGACCCACGTTTACAGGTGTGCTCTTTGAGAGGGAAGAAGATGAGTTTGTAAACCTTGTTGGAATGGACGGGCACAGACTTGCTATATGCAAAATAAAACCGGTTGAAGTTGACGGCAACTTTTCAAAGATTGTGCCTGCAGATAACCTTGATGACATTACAAAGATAATAGACATTGAAGAGGCAGAAAAGGTAAGAGTATCATTCTATGAGAACCAGGCAACATTTGAGATAGGCTCAACAACGGTGATAGTTACATTAATTTCTGGCAAGTTTTTTGATTACAAAAGTGCAATTCCAACCGAGTACTCGACAAAGATTTCAATCTCTGCAGACGTTCTGGAAAGCACGCTTGAAAGAGCTTCTATTGTATCAAAAGATGAAAAGACAAACATCCAGGCTGTGATATTTGAAACAAACGGGATGATGTTCACAGTCCGTTCCATGTCTGCAGATGGAAGGTTTGAAGAGGATGTGCTTTGCTCTGTTGAAGGGAAAGACATCAGAATAGGATTCAATGTTAAGTATTTTCTGGATGTTTTGAAAGTGTTGGATGGTGAAATAAACCTGTTTATAACATCACAGACAAGCCCGTCAATTGTGCAAAAGCCAGACGATGAGAACTACATCTACCTTGTGCTTCCTATAAAGATGCCAGAATAAACCTTTTTTAGAGGTTATGAAATATGATAATAAAAAGCATTTATATTGAAAATTTTAGAAGTTATCATCAGAGCTTTTTTGAGTTCAAAGATAAAATAAACTTAATTGTCGGAAATAACGCCTCAGGAAAGACTTCTCTTCTTGAGGCTCTATATTTTTGTATGTGTGGAAAATCTTTTAAAAGTCGAGATGTTGATCTGATAAACTTTGATTCGCAGTATTTCAAGCTTGAGATGGTAGCCGAGGTCAGCGGTGTTGAATACGCGGTGGGTTGCTATGTAGACAGGATGCTCGAAAAGGGAATAATGATAAATGACAAAAAAGTTAACAGGCTTTCAGAGCTTATAACTCTTTTCAAATTTGTTTTTTTTGAGCCGGACACAACTGAGCTGGTAAAACGTCAGCCAAAATTAAGACGCCGCTTTTTAGATATGGAAGTTGCAAAGCTTTACCCTTACATGACAAAGGTGTATCAAGAGTACCAAAAAGCACTTCTTTCACGAAACGCATTTTTGAAAAGTTATGATAAAAAGGATATAATAGATGTGTACGATGTTCAGCTTAGCCACCTTGGATTTTTGATTCTGTCAAAAAGGCAAGAGGTTATAAAAAAGCTGTCAGGCGAGGCACAAAGAATTTTTGGTCATGTGTTTGAAAATAAATCTTTGCTTGAACTTGAATATTTGCCATCAATTGCAGCGTCAAGTGAGGAAGAGTATTACACAGAGCTAAAAAGATGTTTAATTAAGGATTTAAACTTCGGGTATACAACAAGAGGTGTTCACAGAGATGACTTTGAGATTCTAATAGATGGAAAGCCTGCTTTAGATTTTGCGTCGGAAGGACAGATAAAACTTGCAGCTGTATCGGTTGTGCTTGCAAGTGCTGCGCTGTACGAAAAACCTGTCTTGATTTTAGACGATGTATTTTCTGAGTTAGATTGCCAGAAGAGAAAAAATCTTGTAATGTTTTTAAGTCAGTACCAGTCGTTTGTGACATCTGCAGAGGACTTGAGAAGCTTGCAAAGTGAATCAATTTTTGACAGCTGCAGTACACATATAATTTTGCTTGAAAGAAATATTTAAAAAACAATTTACAGGGATGTGTAAAGAATATGTTTGCTCACATTGGCGAGGATTATGTCATCAACAGCTCAGAGCTTCTTGTTATATTGAACTGGGATTCGTTTATTCTTTCAGAAGACAACCGCAAGATCCTTGAAAATCTAAAACTTCAGGACAGGATTTTCGTGATAAACGACGAAATAAAAAAATCGATAATAATCCTTGAGATTGACGGCAGAATGTACGGAATAATATCTCCTGTGTCGCCAGGCACCATCGCAAAAAGGCTTTTGAACTTTAACCTCTACATTGACAACTATTTGGACCAAGATTAATTTCAAAAAATTTAAATTGGCAGGTGAAAAAAGTTGGATAGAATGAATCCAGGTGAAAAACAAGAATACTCAGCAAGTGAGATACAGGTTTTAGAAGGGCTTGAAGCGGTAAGAAAACGTCCCGGAATGTATATAGGTTCAACATCCCAGAGAGGTCTTCATCACTTGGTCTATGAGATTGTTGACAATGCAATTGACGAGGCAATGGCAGGGTATTGTAAGAACATTGAAGTTATTATTCACAAAGACAACTCTGTTACTGTCATTGACGATGGAAGAGGAATTCCTGTTGACATTCATCCAAAGCTTCAAAAAAGCGGTGTTGAAGTTGTATTCACAGTTCTTCATGCAGGTGGTAAGTTCAACGAAAGAGTTTATAAGGTCTCCGGAGGTCTTCACGGTGTTGGTGCTTCTGTTGTGAATGCTTTATCTTGCTACTTGGAAGTTGAGGTTTATAGAGATGGCAAAGTATATTATCAGAGATATGAAAAAGGAAAGCCTGTCTGCGAGCTAAAAGTAATTGGTACAACTGATAAGACAGGTACAAAGGTTACATTTTTGCCTGATGATGAGATTTTTGAAACAATTGAGTTTGACGGCGACGTGATTTTACAGAGGCTTCGTGAACTTGCGTTTTTGAACAAGGGTATTAGGATTGTGTTTTTAGATGAGAGAGAAAAAAATCCAAAGCCTGTTGAGTTAAAATATGATGGTGGTATTGCTGAGTTTGTAAAGTTTTTGAACAGAAACAAGGAAGTTTTGCACCAAGAGCCAATTTATATTGAAGGTGAGAAAAACGACATCCTCATTGAGGTTGCAGTGCAGTACACAGACGATTTTGGAGAGAACATATATTCATTTGCAAACAACATTGCCACAATTGACGGTGGAACTCATCTTATAGGTTTTAAGACTGCTGTTACAAAGGCTGTAAACGAGTATGCAAAGAAATATAACTTTATAAAAGGGGATACCCAGCTTCTTGGCGAGGACATAAGAGATGGTATGACAGCAATTGTTTCTGTCAAGATTCATGAACCGCAGTTTGAAGGACAGACCAAAACAAAGCTTGGTAACAGCGAAGCACGCTGGGCAGTTGAAAATCTTGTGTCTGAAAAACTTGCTACTTTTCTAGAAGAAAATCCTGATGTTTCAAAGAAGATTATAGACAAGGCAATTTTAGCTGCAAAAGCGCGAGAAGAGGCAAAAAAGGCAAGAGAGCTTGTGATAAAGAGAAAGTCTGCTTTGGATAGTTCAAACTTGCCTGGCAAGCTTGCGGACTGTTCGGAAAAAGACCCTGCAAAGTGCGAGATATTCATAGTTGAAGGTGATTCTGCTGGTGGTTCTGCGAAACAAGGGCGTGACAGGCGATATCAGGCAATCTTGCCTCTTTGGGGTAAGATGCTAAACGTCGAAAAGGCAAGCCAGGACAAGATTTATTCAAACGACAAGCTTCTTCCTTTAATACAGGCACTTGGTGTTGGTATAGGAAATGACATAGACCTCAAAAAACTCAGATACCACAAGGTAATTATAATGGCAGACGCTGATGTTGATGGTTCTCACATAAGAACTCTTCTTCTTACTTTCTTCTACAGATACATGAGACCGCTTATAGAAAACGGCCACATTTACATTGCACAGCCACCGCTTTACAAGATAACAAAGGGTAAGCAAGTAAGATATGCATACAATGAAAAGGAGCTACAGAAAATATTGCAGGAAATGAAGGATGCACAGGTTCAGCGCTTCAAAGGTCTTGGTGAGATGAACGCACAGGAGCTGTGGGAGACCACAATGGACCCTGCAAGAAGAATTCTTCTTAGAGTTGAGCTTGAAGATGCTGTCATGGCAGAAGAGATTTTCACAATATTGATGGGTGACAAGGTAGAACCAAGAAGAGAGTTTATAGAAAAGAATGCTAAGTATGTAAGAAACCTGGATATATAAAAAGAGGTGTTTCAAAGTGGAAGTTGCGAAAAAAATTTATGAAGAAGTTATAAAACTGCCTGAAGAGACTCAGAGAGAAGTTTTAGATTTTATTGAATTTAAAAAAATGAAATGGAAAAAAATATAGAAGAAATAATTGATAAAGTTATTGAAGAAAATTACGAGATATTAAAGGAGTTAGCTGATAAATGATAATGTTGAGTATTGAGGATGTATTGTTGATTGCTAAAAAATTAATAGAAAGATTTGGAGGTACTTTTGGGATAAGAAATAAAGGTTTGCTTGAGAGCTCATTGAACAATGCATTTCAAACATTTGATGGAGAGGAGCTATATAAAACTGATGTAGAAAAAATTGCAGTTATATCTTACTCGATAATAAGGAATCACCCCATGATAGATGGTAATAAAAGATTAGGTATTAGTGTTTTACTGATATTATGTAAACTCAACAATATTATCTTAGAATATACAAGAGAAGAGGCAGTGGATTTAGCTGTAAGGATTGCAGAAGGTAGTATTGATATTGAAGATGTTGTTGAATGGATAAAAAAGCATGAGAAAAAGTGAACACTATAAAGGGAGGAAAAATTAAA includes the following:
- the dnaA gene encoding chromosomal replication initiator protein DnaA — encoded protein: MVDYDVNEVWEKVKEAVKKEINPSPTDISYNTWFESLVPLCFDDNDTLILKAFADFHRDIVINRYSIVILNALRQLFSPHLSIKVILPEEVEKYKKFLKSKQDEKLEIVTQLNPKYTFETFVVGNNNRLAHAAALAVAETPPGERTYNPLFIYGGVGLGKTHLMHAIGHHVLKLYPGTKVMYVTSEIFTNELIAAIRDEKTDEFRLKYRNVDVLLIDDIQFLGGKERTQEEFFHTFNTLYEANKKIILSSDRPPKEINTLEDRLRSRFEWGLITDIQPPDFETRIAILSKKCQLEGTPVPQHILEFIASKIETNIRELEGALNKILAYSKLMAPDKEITLELAEKALKEFIDTNTKKELTIEDIQAEVASYFNIRLEDFKSSRRSRNVAFPRQIAMYLARELTNVSLPKIGEAFGGKDHTTVLHACEKIKELINKDTNTRNAVENIKKRLIHRE
- a CDS encoding IS200/IS605 family accessory protein TnpB-related protein, yielding MVTVQAKLIFEGGEDKQRVLDLMRRWSSCMRYAYKRLLEGYKRNELKRQLQGIFNLNSRYVDDAIMKAKSVLNSCKERRESPKKVIFGGRQLFEKLQKRHINGDQYRKLQLKWQEKRKGNLYSRGDRSKKGNLNTRIEIDGSLTKLRINVGEKEYVYATIQPGWKVKGGTYRDRNQLLQAISTLGEPYSVELKLKNSVVYAYFTVEEIFPKSEITKSNGVIGIDTNAYPKHIAWVETDEQGQLLEYGRIPMPELESGISSKREYYRWQYAHMIVEMAKDNQKAIVIEKLNIKDKGKRGDFSGRKSRRIRHYFGYRLLLEKVKLLAKREGIEVIEVNPAYTSLIGMLKYAPQFMVSKDVAAAYVIARRGLGLRERIPHNYMMFLSRLDVNELEELKEYVRKVVKNTYVRKKQLREIGRVIKFLQSLESEAERLSVPLDGTSTGSRGENHNLWRVLKVAVVTPLSPDRVLRDMSVLKSLLVSGQVGKTYKGVSSCFLGQGLWLSQKPPAGAGKA
- the dnaN gene encoding DNA polymerase III subunit beta, which codes for MRFVVDKDILQDNISKVIFSAASTKVSSILECVLIEAEDSIIFTTNDMKMQMQTEFKAEILQRGAALVKAKLFSDIVKKLPDGDVEVIREENEVKIRSQKIEFRLPTLDPLDFPKMEKKPSESFCEFVASEFEDAIDKVIFATSKDETRPTFTGVLFEREEDEFVNLVGMDGHRLAICKIKPVEVDGNFSKIVPADNLDDITKIIDIEEAEKVRVSFYENQATFEIGSTTVIVTLISGKFFDYKSAIPTEYSTKISISADVLESTLERASIVSKDEKTNIQAVIFETNGMMFTVRSMSADGRFEEDVLCSVEGKDIRIGFNVKYFLDVLKVLDGEINLFITSQTSPSIVQKPDDENYIYLVLPIKMPE
- the recF gene encoding DNA replication/repair protein RecF (All proteins in this family for which functions are known are DNA-binding proteins that assist the filamentation of RecA onto DNA for the initiation of recombination or recombinational repair.), which translates into the protein MIIKSIYIENFRSYHQSFFEFKDKINLIVGNNASGKTSLLEALYFCMCGKSFKSRDVDLINFDSQYFKLEMVAEVSGVEYAVGCYVDRMLEKGIMINDKKVNRLSELITLFKFVFFEPDTTELVKRQPKLRRRFLDMEVAKLYPYMTKVYQEYQKALLSRNAFLKSYDKKDIIDVYDVQLSHLGFLILSKRQEVIKKLSGEAQRIFGHVFENKSLLELEYLPSIAASSEEEYYTELKRCLIKDLNFGYTTRGVHRDDFEILIDGKPALDFASEGQIKLAAVSVVLASAALYEKPVLILDDVFSELDCQKRKNLVMFLSQYQSFVTSAEDLRSLQSESIFDSCSTHIILLERNI
- a CDS encoding extracellular matrix/biofilm biosynthesis regulator RemA family protein; the encoded protein is MFAHIGEDYVINSSELLVILNWDSFILSEDNRKILENLKLQDRIFVINDEIKKSIIILEIDGRMYGIISPVSPGTIAKRLLNFNLYIDNYLDQD
- the gyrB gene encoding DNA topoisomerase (ATP-hydrolyzing) subunit B, which produces MNPGEKQEYSASEIQVLEGLEAVRKRPGMYIGSTSQRGLHHLVYEIVDNAIDEAMAGYCKNIEVIIHKDNSVTVIDDGRGIPVDIHPKLQKSGVEVVFTVLHAGGKFNERVYKVSGGLHGVGASVVNALSCYLEVEVYRDGKVYYQRYEKGKPVCELKVIGTTDKTGTKVTFLPDDEIFETIEFDGDVILQRLRELAFLNKGIRIVFLDEREKNPKPVELKYDGGIAEFVKFLNRNKEVLHQEPIYIEGEKNDILIEVAVQYTDDFGENIYSFANNIATIDGGTHLIGFKTAVTKAVNEYAKKYNFIKGDTQLLGEDIRDGMTAIVSVKIHEPQFEGQTKTKLGNSEARWAVENLVSEKLATFLEENPDVSKKIIDKAILAAKAREEAKKARELVIKRKSALDSSNLPGKLADCSEKDPAKCEIFIVEGDSAGGSAKQGRDRRYQAILPLWGKMLNVEKASQDKIYSNDKLLPLIQALGVGIGNDIDLKKLRYHKVIIMADADVDGSHIRTLLLTFFYRYMRPLIENGHIYIAQPPLYKITKGKQVRYAYNEKELQKILQEMKDAQVQRFKGLGEMNAQELWETTMDPARRILLRVELEDAVMAEEIFTILMGDKVEPRREFIEKNAKYVRNLDI
- a CDS encoding DUF2281 domain-containing protein, whose translation is MEVAKKIYEEVIKLPEETQREVLDFIEFKKMKWKKI
- a CDS encoding type II toxin-antitoxin system death-on-curing family toxin, encoding MIMLSIEDVLLIAKKLIERFGGTFGIRNKGLLESSLNNAFQTFDGEELYKTDVEKIAVISYSIIRNHPMIDGNKRLGISVLLILCKLNNIILEYTREEAVDLAVRIAEGSIDIEDVVEWIKKHEKK